ACCTTGATCCTTTCTGGTGTGTAGGAAGTGGCTATCAAGAAACTTGATTCTAATGGACTTCAAGGGAACAGGGAATTCCTTGTTGAAGTGTTAATGCTAAGCCTACTTCACCACCCGAATCTTGTCAACTTAATAGGCTATTGTGCTGATGGGGATCAGCGGCTTTTGGTATACGAGTACATGCCATTGGGATCCTTAGAAGACCACTTACATGGTATATATAGCTGTAACAGCACTATCTGATCCTTTTTTTTTTTTTTTGCCAAACTTTAATATATTTAAACTGTTGAGGTCTTGTTCTTATTTTTACTTGGTGATAATTAACTTGCACACAGTAGAAGGGGGTCTTGCAATGGAAAACATAACATATGGTATAGAACTCAGCAAGACGTGACGTTTGTAGAATTATTTATTTGTATGAAGACATAGTATATAAAGCATGGGGAAATATTCCAGAACCAGCACGTTGCTAAGGTGTAGGTATCTTGCAAGCTAGCTTAGTAACTCTGGTGCCACGTGCGTTAGGGACTGAGTATATTGCTTGAGAACCAATGTTTTGTCTATCTTCTTTGTAAATATGTATGTCCTTTGATCTCAAATGTTGATATATGGCAGATCTACCACCAGATAAAAAACATCTCGACTGGAATACAAGAATGAAAATAGCTGCCGGTGCTGCCAAGGGTTTGGAGTATTTGCATGACAAAGCTAGCCCTCCTGTTATTTATCGCGATCTTAAGTGCTCAAACATTCTACTTGATGAAGGTCACCATCCCAAGCTATCTGATTTTGGGTTGGCAAAGTTAGGTCCTGTAGGAGATAATACTCATGTATCCACTAGGGTGATGGGAACCTATGGATATTGTGCCCCTGAGTATGCAATGACTGGTCAGCTCACATTGAAATCAGATGTTTATAGCTTTGGGGTCGTTCTTTTGGAAATTATTACTGGAAGAAAGGCAATTGACAACTCAAGGGCAGCTGGGGAACACAATTTGGTTGCTTGGGTAAGAAAATCATGTTTTTGTTTACAAATCATCTCAGGAGTAAATTATGTGTGTGTGTGTGTATGTGTGTCTTGTGTGTGTGCAACACTCAATATCAATGAATTCTGTCACCTTTATTATATAGGATCCCTTTTTAACAATATACCTACTTTAATGTTTTCTTAAAGTTAATGCTAGCAGAAATACGTTCTATGAGTGAAAGCAACATTAGGATGAATGGTTGTTTTTTTATTTTAGATGAATGACAATCTTTTGACTTCTGCTGATGAACTCTTATTTGCAGGCCCGACCCTTATTTAGAGACCGCAGGAAATTTTCACAGATTGCTGATCCATTGCTCCAAGGACAATATCCGATGAGGGGAATGTATCAAGCTCTTGCAGTTGCTGCAATGTGTGTCCAAGAACAGCCTAACATGCGACCTGTCATAGCGGATGTAGTCACAGCCCTTAATTATCTCGCTTCCCAGAAGTATGACCCTCATTTCCAGAACTCTCGCACAAGCTCATCAGCCTCATCTACTCCAAGATCAAGAAGGGAATTCTGAATTGATGAGGGATGATATATTTGATACAGTTTCATCATTGGATGCTCATGATGATCACGATTGTTGTCACCAGTCTAGCTGTGGCACATTAGGATGTTTTCACATAATGGGTTTTAGTTGTGATCCAGCAAACAACAGTTCGGAGCTCAGTGGTATGCATTGTTGCCAATGGTGCCTGTTCATCAAATTTTGCTCTCTCCAGTAGCAGGTACAGTGGTCTCCCAGTCTCCCCCCTCTCCTCCTATTGTTTCTATAAGATTCTTTTATGTACAATTGAGCATATGGGGTGTTTTGTATCTATATAGAAACTGTTATTCCATTGAATCATAGAAATAATTATCTACAGGAATTTTACCACATTTTGGTGAGTGCACAGAAGCATTTTATATGAGCACCAAGTTTGAAGCTATTAGTTTCATTTTTCCCCCCTTTTTTTCCGCCTAAAAACTCATCAA
Above is a window of Fragaria vesca subsp. vesca linkage group LG7, FraVesHawaii_1.0, whole genome shotgun sequence DNA encoding:
- the LOC101312674 gene encoding serine/threonine-protein kinase PBS1-like, which gives rise to MSWFLCSGKSSTNAKKKKKQSSKPADQISSLSDQMKANSALKEGCKGSGSDHIAAHTFTFRELAAATKNFRADCFVGEGGFGQVYRGHLESTNQEVAIKKLDSNGLQGNREFLVEVLMLSLLHHPNLVNLIGYCADGDQRLLVYEYMPLGSLEDHLHDLPPDKKHLDWNTRMKIAAGAAKGLEYLHDKASPPVIYRDLKCSNILLDEGHHPKLSDFGLAKLGPVGDNTHVSTRVMGTYGYCAPEYAMTGQLTLKSDVYSFGVVLLEIITGRKAIDNSRAAGEHNLVAWARPLFRDRRKFSQIADPLLQGQYPMRGMYQALAVAAMCVQEQPNMRPVIADVVTALNYLASQKYDPHFQNSRTSSSASSTPRSRREF